Genomic window (Methanomicrobia archaeon):
GATCGACAGCTTCGACTGCGTCGCGCCGACGCGACTCGCACGGCGGGGTAACCTGCTCATCTCGCCCGATTCGGGCGGCAGCTTGGAGAACAAGTACCGGATAAGCATCAAATCCGGTAAGTACAAGGCGGACCCGGGCCCGATCGAGCCCGGCTGCGCCTGCTCCACCTGTGAGCGCTACTCGCGCGCCTATCTGCGGCACCTGTACACGGTCAACGAGCTGGCGTATTTCCGGCTGGCCTCGATCCATAATCTTCATTTCATGTTCCGGCTCATGGCGCTGATACGGGCGTCCATTCGTGACGGCACGCTGGGGGACCTGAAGCGGAAATGGCTGCAGTAGATTGGCGAGCGGTACCCCGTAAACTTCGTGCCCTTGAGCCGGTATTCACCATGGATAAGACGCAGGCCACCATTATACTCTGCGGCTTCTACCTGTTCTTCTCCTTTGCCGGCAACGTCGCGGCCACCAAGGTCACCTTCTTTGGCAAGCTCGTGATGGACGCGGGGTTCATTTATTCGCTCACGTTCACCTGGCGTGACCTGATCCACAAGCAGCTGGGCAAGAAGGCAGCGATCACCACGATCTGGCTGGCTGCGGCGATCAATCTCTGTGCCGCGCTCTATTTCCAGTTTGTGGTGGTCTTGCCCGCCGAGCCGAGCTGGGCCGATGCAGGCGGTCAAGCCGCCTGGCAGTTCCTCTTCGGCATCATAAGCCCCGCGGAGGCCGGCGCGTGGTGGCAGACGATATTCTCGCTCCAGCTCAGGATCGTGCTCGGCTCTATCATCACCGCGCTCATCGCCGAGCTCGTCGATACCCATGTTTATCATCTCTGGACCACGGGCATTGGCAGGAACCGGCCGCAGTGGAGCAGGGTCTTTGTCTCCAACTCCATCTCCATACCGGTCGACAGCGTGCTCTTCCCGCTCATCGCCTTCTCCGGAATTATCAGCGCGACTGCCATGAGAGAGATGTTCTATACCAATGTCATGGTCAAAGCGATCATCACGCTGCTGGTCTTCTGGACGATCTATCTGGTGCCGGAGAAGCCGCTGTACAAGGGGGATCTGTAAGACACGCCAACCAGGTCTAAGAACCGTTCTCGCTACCCCCCAGGTGGCGGTTTTCTCTCTCTTGATACTTTTGCAACGGTACTCGCCAAAATCTCGCCAAAATCAGACCACGCACTCTCTTTTTTTTACGATGGTAACTCATTATATGTCTGAGCTTAACAGAAGTACCGTATTAATTATTCCTTTCCCGTGCGGTTTCTTGATCAATCTTCCCGTATTTTGCGAGCGCATCGTTATTCTCCGGGATGATCCTTAAGCTATTTTTAAGAAACAAAAAACGGGCAAATTGTACACCAAGGAATCCTGAATCAAGATCATTACCACCAAGATTCTGATCACTAAGTGCAAGGATATCAGCGCAATCCTTTATTTTATGTATTTTGCCTGGTCACATAATGCATCTTCAGATGTACCGTGCTGTATTCTATAGGACTCCTTCGCGTTCATACTCGCTTTTTTGTGTCATAGCAATTATCGGTCTATACCGATACCCATATAAAGGTATCAGTGATACGTATCAGTTAATACCGATACGTATATAACGGTATCAGTGATACTACTGTGCGTATAAGCCTTTAAAAGGACTGAATTGATCACGCCGCTCCCATTCGTGCGAAGGGCAGTCCGATGCGAGTCAGCGCGGACCCTACGTCTGTTCTGTCGCCGTTCTGGCATCTGGGTGATGCAAGACCCATCCAGAAGCGTCGATTTTACCGTTTGCCAGCACGATGATCGTGCCGTCAGCAGTCTTCAAGCGCGTTTTTCGCAAGGTAACATCGATGATCTCACCGCGATGGCCCTGGGTGGTGATCTCGTCGCCGATATTGAAATGTTTGTCAGTAAGGAGAAAGAATCCACTTACCGCATCGGCCAGAATATCCTTCACGGCCAATGCGAGCGCAGCGCCAACCAGAACCGAAGCGCCCATCACGGGATAGAAGATCGCACCCAGGTTGAGCGCCTGGATGATGTACATCAGAACGCAAAAAATGAGGAGATAAACCAGCGTTTTCCGTACAAATACCTGCGCGTCTGCCGGAAGCTTCGTGGTGCTGAGGCCCTTTCGGAGATACTTATTAAGCACGATAATGACGATGAACGCGGCGAGCGAGACCACGAGTACCCGGACATACTGATTAGAGAAGAGT
Coding sequences:
- a CDS encoding VUT family protein encodes the protein MAAVDWRAVPRKLRALEPVFTMDKTQATIILCGFYLFFSFAGNVAATKVTFFGKLVMDAGFIYSLTFTWRDLIHKQLGKKAAITTIWLAAAINLCAALYFQFVVVLPAEPSWADAGGQAAWQFLFGIISPAEAGAWWQTIFSLQLRIVLGSIITALIAELVDTHVYHLWTTGIGRNRPQWSRVFVSNSISIPVDSVLFPLIAFSGIISATAMREMFYTNVMVKAIITLLVFWTIYLVPEKPLYKGDL
- a CDS encoding mechanosensitive ion channel, which produces MNLIDALVALFSNQYVRVLVVSLAAFIVIIVLNKYLRKGLSTTKLPADAQVFVRKTLVYLLIFCVLMYIIQALNLGAIFYPVMGASVLVGAALALAVKDILADAVSGFFLLTDKHFNIGDEITTQGHRGEIIDVTLRKTRLKTADGTIIVLANGKIDASGWVLHHPDARTATEQT